Below is a window of Nicotiana tabacum cultivar K326 chromosome 19, ASM71507v2, whole genome shotgun sequence DNA.
AACAAATAAGTTGTTGgaattgattgaattgaaatgttatacttgggcatgcttaaacaggaaaaatgtgaaattttgtatGTTCATGCTTGTGTGCCGGTATTGATCATAGTCAAGGGTAGAGTGTATGGTTAAAAGTTGAATTGCTCCTCTATAGTTGAGACTTGTACGTAGTTGGGGCGTTATTTGATAGTCCCAtttctcgaggacgagcaagagtctaagtgtggggtgttgatgtttggcttaaagtatatatatttatatgtatatcgcctcatgttTTACTTTTGTTTCGTAGATTTAGGATGTAAAATgtgttgatttatattaatttgaggtgtttttatgtgtaggaatgatcCGGGAGCAATTGGGGGCAAAAGGTGCGAGATTAGAGCCAAAACGgacgaaaaaataaaaaaagggaatTTCCAGCGCCTGGCGCTACCTGTGGCGCCAGAGGCAGTATACTCCATTTTGTCAGCGCCAGGGACAGCGctaaacttgttgctcccaaacgcacatgcaagtatacgtggtcgacaagtaatataggattgtaagtccagatattgtacccacaaggacttgtgattaactatttactaaattaaaataagacaattaatctattcaagcgattttttaaagtatgaatatttaactaaaattaatctagaatagtaaactatgaaattaaaggaaacAAGTCTGCAATTTTAGAGATGaattcaatgggagaaaatattctAGAGCTAAGGGTTAGCTAATAATCCCGTTaagtttttcacttaaatcgtctaattaatttatctggtttattggttgacatggttaatattgctcgtagccttctcccgaagtactactcgcctattcaagctaatataatgcctatattcctatgtaattagaattaacaagaatgcattaataattcctgtatagtaaccaagtaaggcgattaggtatattcctatcctaactgTAAATCCGccccctcagagttaagatcttgctctactcaatcttatatgcaatctagaattccctctcccgagttcaatcctagattcatagatagtattcaattggtgatcaatcaatcaaataattaagtgcaagattgaataaataaaccaatatgataaaataataagaacaattcaagtttcaaactacaacgttcatgtagtaCCAaacaactctagaactaataaactatgagattaaaagaagagtagagaagaaaaactaattaGAAACCTCCTCCAAGCGTGATGTTCTTGCCTCTGGTTGCAAAAACTCCTCTAaaaatggtgtttaatgactatttatatgtgtagggaaaagacctagacgaaataaccaagtccaaaaccaaaaagGAGACAAAACAACTTCAAAACCCGGACCACGCGTCGCCACGCGTCGCCACGTGGAACGCGCGAAGCATCCCACGCTGTACCTCGCGTTGCCAGCTCTGTAGCGAGCAAATGTTCTCACGTCGCCCAACTGCTTAGCTTCAATTCAATGTTGGCTGCCTAACTTTTCAAACTCTTTTGTCATTctcgttttttctttttcttttgattccTTTTCAGTTGTTctcctttctttattttgatttccTTTGTAATGTTCAACTTTAATCCTTGTATATTCAATAATCAATTAATCATAGCTCCATTCTTGTAGtatataaaatacacataaaaactctactttgctcccaatttcgtctttaacgtacctacacataaaataactcaattaagcccaaatatagtatagtttagcattaaagtcccaaaatgtaaggtaagtaatgcactaaaaatatgtaattatagccaaacataagtttgggtggttcctccagttgggattgtaagtattcccacattgGTTTGTCTAACCCCTATTTGCATTACCCATAAAACAGACAGACTCTGGATTAACTGGGCATAAGTCGCTCGTGTGACCCTCTCCACATACTTCACAAAACACTTGAACCTGTTGCACTGGTTGAGCTTGTTGCTTGTTAATAACCATGGTTATCTGATTGACTTGGTTGGTCAGTGTAGAAATCTGTGCTGATAATGCCGAGACGACATCTAACTCGAGAACCCCTGCAGATTTTTGCACCGTGTGTCTGCCCATTTCTCCTTGCCAATCCGGATTgcttttggagaatttgttcaataatgcatatatctcatcaaagcttttctccaacacttgacctCCAGCTGCAGCATCTACCACAATTTTTGTTTCAGGATGTTGCCCTTCTATGAAAGTGTGAGCTAACACTTCGTTTGTCTGATTGTGATGAGGATAGTCTCTGAGTAGCtccttgaacctctcccaagctGAGTATAAAGACTCTCCCATTTTCTGTTTGAAGGCAACTATCTCACTTCTGATCTTTGCATTTTTGCCTGAAGggaaaaaccttgccagaaatttccttgccaaatcattccatgatgtaATAGAATTAGCTGGTTCTGCCTTCAGCCATCGCTTTGCTTCGCCCAACAGAGAGAATGAAAAATGTGTGAGCCTCACATAGTATGGAGTGACCCCTTTAGTgatataagtatcactaatctccaagaaGTTCAGGATATGCTGTTGTGGATCCTCATGTGGAAGACCCATAAACTGCCCATTCGCATGAAGTAGCTGGATCATGCTCTAtttcagctcaaagtgcccagtgatTCTGGGCTTCACTATGCTGGAGGTTACATTAGCAATGCTGGGCATTGCTACCTCCTGAACAACGATATGTTCCTCTGCCATGTTCACCGAAAATTGAACAAGTGCCTGAATATTATTCGTGtcccttgcttccctcaaccTCCTATGAAATGCTCTCTCAGGTTTGGGGGTCAAAGCCTTGAAGTCGGTCCTGGCTTCTGACCCTGTGCATTAAATCAACGTTCCTGAGATCAGAGCAACAATCAAGTAATGCTAGACTTGACGAAAtaaacaaagaaaggaaaaactagaaagtagtcaatattcaagtctccggcaacagcgccaaaaacTTATTGCTTCCAAACGCACGCGCAAGTATACGTGTTCGTACAAGTAATAATatgataagtcgagtgtcgaacccacagagatttgtatcaactacccactaaatttaccaagattgttattcagtCAAGCCAAATTCGAGTTCAAGAATATGATTATATTAAACTATACTTCTAAatagtaactaaattatcaagcagtaaaatgattgttgtgtattcagtagagacaaatcttccagggttgtgatcgattcaccaatcctattgtgttctagttaactctccctttcatacaattcactcatggttgctaattaatcgataattgctctcatagccttctcccgaagtactactcgcctattcaagatagattaacgcctatattcctatggaatcaatCTATCAAGAATacattaagattacgatatttaattaagcacggtgactaggtatattcctatcctaaccacaaattcgccccctaagggttaagatcatgctctcttcaattcttctctaatctaaacatgactttcccaagcataacatcgatagtaaatagaacctaattgctggccagacaattaagcaattaatcatagaattgaagaaataaccatatattagtgaattataatcaaggttaagtcaacgttaaataataatattcatggctaaatcacaaccccagaattATGGGTTTTTAGCCACTTATGATAATAGCAAACAATTTCATAAGtgttggataattgaaaatactaagaaaagatgaagaaaattgAGATCTCTTTGCTCCTAGATGTTTCTCGTGTCTATTCTCCCTTCAAAGTGGCGTCTCCCCTCTAAAAATAAGCTTAGTCTTActtttatacgtgttgggtaggtctagggccgaaataaccttgtcacAGGCAAAATTGGACAGGATTCACGCCACCAGCGCCCAGCCTAGCGCTAGGCGCTGTCCCTGGCAAATTGGAGTATACTGCCTCTGGCGCCACAGGTAGCGCCAGCCGCTGGTTGTGGCGCTGgaaattctctttttttgttttttcgtcCGTTTTAGTTCTAATCTCGCACCTTTCGCCCCCAATTGCTCCCGcatcattcctacacataaaaatacctcaaattAAATATAAATCAACACATTTTACATCCTAAATCCATGAAACAAAAGTAAaacatgaggcgatatacatctaaatatatatactttaagccaAACATCACCGGCCTTATGGTGAAATCAGTGATTCAATTAAATATATTGCTTTTCACTCGAAATGTGTTTACATATGCAAAAACATGTAGaacatatatttattataagatcacACTCATTTTAAAATCATTCTAGATTTTAGATCCGACTCTATTTTCTTAGATTGCTCTTACATCTACGACGTCCTATTATCTGAAACTCTAGTACATTTGCTACGAATTATGTTGAGTTATACTTGACCATTCATATTAGTATGtctaaagaaaaaacaaagtaTTTATCAAGTGCTGATTCAAACTTTTGttttaacccaaaaaaaaaaaataaaaatctacgGATTTAGTTCTTTGCAAATGCTGACATGTAATTGTGTCTACTTGCCTAGAAAGAGAAACTTAGTATGTATATACAATTCAACACTTCTCTATTTGGTTTTTCAGTATCCTAGAAGTATTTTGGATGTACAGTTATACTAAAAAAAGTTTCAATgttttaaaagttaattttaattATGCACATTTGAACAAATCTTTTTAACGTGATAAAATTTAAACTTTCTACTTTGTGCAAAGCCAAAAAAAGCCCCGGCACTCAATTGGATCAGCGAGCATTAATATTTTTTGTCTAAGAACAGGCCATAGCTTCTTTGGCAAAAGTCTAATGAACATCAACTTTTCAAGTAAAACTATAGcagtaataaaaaaattataagtatAAGACTAAgaaaaagcaaaatataaaacaagTTTAACTAAACTACCAAGAAATACTATAATCTTGTGATGAGAAAGAGTCAAAGAAAGAAGAgcctaatttcactcaaatccaagaTAATGTCATCCACCATATTTGAGAGGTAAAGAAATTTAATTTTAGCTCCTAATATTTGGATCTCCCAATCACGTGTCATTAAGTTATCGGTGTAATAGCAGAATTCTAGTACGTACTAATAATTTTCCACATGAAAAAGATAGCAAATTCTCTATTACAAGCTGAGACAGAGAGGGTGccttttttgtttgtttgatctCAATAACAAAGCAGGTTAGATACAAGAGGGCAGAAGAGCTTTGTtgataaaagtatttttttctctgCCATATTTCTAACTCTGACAAGTTATTGAGATTGAAGATTTCCAGGCTTCTGTAAATAATAATAAGGAGAAACAAAGTACTTAAAAGATAACAATGGCATTCACAGGAACTTTGGATAAATGCTCGGCTTGTGATAAGACTGTTTACTTTGTTGATTTGTTGTCTGCGGATGGTGTTACTTATCATAAATCCTGCTTCAAATGCAGCCACTGCAAAGGCACTCTTGTGGTATGtacattttctttttctattttcttccccttttcttgacCCTCCTCctccaatttttaaaaataatatttgattGCGCATGCACAGCCCCTCAGTATTTTAACTCTTGCATGCCAAGTCAAAACAGTATCTTCtcctatatatatatttcatgaaCAAGTTGTGAGATTAACTATTAATCAAATAGAAGTACCAGTTTCAAGTATCCGTATTTTATTCTAGTTACATTATATTAtggcttttgagttgtacctttcatctTTCTCTAGAAGCATTTGTACTAGGTACTCTAAGTGTATTGTTCAAATTAGAGTTCcatttttttgtgtttcttttttctgttcttagacaagaggggttgctctgatggtaagcaacctccacttccaaccaagaggttgtgagttcgagtcaccccaagagcatggtggggagtttttggagggaaggatgccgagggtttattggaaacagcctctctacctcatggtagaggtaaggtctgcgtacacactaccctcctcaaaccccactagtgggattatactaagttgttgttgttgtctttttTCTGTTATTACATTTAGGATAGTAGATTAGATAAACTGtcatttgttgttttttttcagATGAGCAACTACTCTTCCATGGAAGGAGTCCTCTACTGCAAGCATCATTTCGAACAGCTTTTTAAGGAATCTGGAAACTTTACCAAGAATTTTCAGAATTGTAAGACatcctttttaattaatttagtacatTGTTTGAGCAGAATTAATTTACTACTCTTTCAGAATTAGTTTTGCTAAGCctattttatcttcatttttactAATCGTCTACATTGTTCCAATTAACGTTTGAGCAGCTAAGGCTGAGAGGCAAAATTCACTGGTACGTTTTGTTTGTATCTCACAACTTTACATTTCTACCATCAGATTTGACTTTTATATACCACCGTTAATTTTCTTCGTTTGTGTTTGTTAAGAAAAGAATACACTATTGTTTTAGCATGggaaattaaataaacaaattaatattttctttttatattaatttGTGCAGACAAGGGCTCCAAGCAAACTCTCTGCTATGTTCTCTGGGACCCAAGATAAATGTGCTGCTTGCGACAAAACTGTTTACCCACTTGAAAAGGTATAAAACAATCATCTTTTGATTAAATAAAAGGTTTATGATATTAGTGAACGACTCAATTAATCAGCAATTCTCAATTCAAACATCATTAGACTATTCTGGTCATAACCCTCTTTCTTTATGCGAACTAATTGGACTGGCTATGCTTTGCTCAAATAGGCGGAGTTTATGTTATAAATGAATTGATTAACTGATAGTATAAATAACATTTACATTATCAATGCACTTAACCGATCGACGTTACGATATTTCTAGGTTACCGTATGACGAATTACATGTTTTTATAAGTCAACTTAATCTAAACGATGTAAAAAGATTATACGCGACTCACAATGCATAAAACTTAAACTCATAACGATATTACAGGTGACAATGGAAGGAGAATCATTCCACAAATCATGCTTCAAGTGTGCACATGGAGGGTGTCCACTTACCCATGCAACATATGCTTCCCTTGATGGAAATCTCTATTGCAAACACCATTTTGCTCAGCTCTTCATGGAAAAAGGAAATTACCAGCATGTCCTCAAAGCTGCTAATAATAAGAAGAGTAGTGCTGCTGTAACACCGGTAAATGAGACTGAAGAAAATGCAGCTGAAGAAGAGAATAATAAGGAGCCTGAAAATGCAGAGGAaccacaacaacaatcataaaaGAAACGTGCCCTCGATTTCTCCCCTTATATATCTTACAATTGATCCTTTCTATCTATTTTGATCCAATATATATCTTTGTGTTTCTGAtatgttttataaaaaaaaagttttCCCATTTGTTTATATATATCCAAGGCAACCCTCATatgtaattaaattttattgtctGGATTTAATATTCCTTTAATTTGTTAATACATAAACATTTTCTGCATTAATGTTGTTTCAAGGTATTCACATTCATTATATTGGTGTTAAGTTTTTGTGAAAAATACTTATTTGTGATTCTTAGAATTATTCCACCATTTCCTCTTAAAATTAGTTTAAAAGCTCTATTGTTTGgagaagaaaatagaaaaattcagaATTTACTGAAATACAGGTAAATAAGTCATCAGCAGTCCATTACATTACAGACACTCAAATGCACGTACGCCCAGAATCTTAAACAAACTTCAAGTACAACGCCAATATTCATCAGACATACACAATTTACAGTGTAACAAGCTAGCTAGTTATGAGCTGTCTACAAAACATGAAATGATCCAGATGTGTCTAAGAGGAAAAATGACAGTACACAGCACTAATTAACTAATCGTTACAGACATATCAAGACATAAATATTGCATGAAGTGATCGACCTTTTCTATTAATGGACCCAAAATAAACAACCACTGTGTATCTGAGATATAAAAACAGGAACAATGAAAAATCTGGTATTAATTTTCATAAACAAGCTACGGCCGTCTTTAATACGTCGACCATATATCACTAGCTAGTTAGAAACTTACTACAGATATATCTAGACgtaagaaaaattcaaaatatattgaGAAATCATATTGTAGTACATGTTTGTAACTTTATCTAAGAGCTAGCATGGGATTAAACTACATTATCTAGCAAATATATACTCTAACAGAAATTGATAGTATCGAGATCGACATCTTCTGCGGAAGCCCACAAAGTAGCATGTTGATGGTCTTCGACTTGGTATTCCATATTCTCTTGATCATCCTTTGCTATAGTATCATTCGACATTATTATTCCATTGTCTTCAGCTTGAACATCTTCTGATTGCAGAACGGAATCAATATGTTCTTCCAGTAAATGGACTTGGCCTTCACCCCCCTGATCTACGCAATATTGAACATTCTCATCATCCACGTCATTAACAATATCCTCTGGAGAGCCCAACAAACCAAGTACATGGTCTCTAACTTGATCTCCCTCTACGTATTGGATAATATTATTCTCTTGATCATCCTTTGCTATAGTACCACTCGATCTTATTCCATTGTCTTCAACTTGAACATCTTCTTGCAGCACGGACTTGATAAATTCTTCAATTTCTCTCATCTTCTCATCATTAACTACCTCCTCAATATTGTTTCCTTTTTTCTTGTCACCAGGTTTGCCCTTCTTCTTGATCTTACAAATTACAAAACCTTTGTTCTTAATCTCCCCAGCAACCAGATAACGATCAAATAAAGAGTACTCAGTCATCAACCACTCGCCATTCACGTTGTTTGACGATTTGTTAGCGGGGATGTACTTCAAACTTTTCACGTAGCCCATGAGTCTCCCTTTATCATCAAACACATCTCGGACTTTGTTTTGAAGCTTCCAAGTGCCCTTCCCAACAGTTCTTGAAACTCTTTTCCACGTAGGTTTCTCTTTCTTTTGCGGAGTTATGAAGTAAcgagtgttgttgttgttgttgtttcccctATCATAAGCTTCAAAAATCTGCCATGGCTCCTTGTCGGCGTAGAGATCCGCCACTTGCATGAGTTCATTCTGAAGGGGAAGTGGCTCGTTTCTCACAAACCCTACTAGATACTTGAGCACTTCCCTGTCCGTCGGATGAAAGCGATGACCCATCGAACGATGAGAAGAAGAGTTTTCTGCCATTGTACTGCTGATCAAATATTGACGGATCGGACGATGGATATGATAtgaaacagaaaaagaaacaagCTGAGAGAGAACGGAAGCAAAATAGCTGAAAACTTTAGTTGTTATGTGATGAAGAACTATAGTTGTTAAACCCTAAAATGGTGATACTGATGAGTTGTTTCTAATTTGCTAATAGGGTTTTAGTAACTATTTATAGATCAAGCTGATGGAAATCCCATTCCTACTAATAAATGGCTTGCTTTCTTCCATTTC
It encodes the following:
- the LOC107796302 gene encoding LIM domain-containing protein PLIM2b-like, whose translation is MAFTGTLDKCSACDKTVYFVDLLSADGVTYHKSCFKCSHCKGTLVMSNYSSMEGVLYCKHHFEQLFKESGNFTKNFQNSKAERQNSLTRAPSKLSAMFSGTQDKCAACDKTVYPLEKVTMEGESFHKSCFKCAHGGCPLTHATYASLDGNLYCKHHFAQLFMEKGNYQHVLKAANNKKSSAAVTPVNETEENAAEEENNKEPENAEEPQQQS
- the LOC107796303 gene encoding uncharacterized protein LOC107796303 produces the protein MAENSSSHRSMGHRFHPTDREVLKYLVGFVRNEPLPLQNELMQVADLYADKEPWQIFEAYDRGNNNNNNTRYFITPQKKEKPTWKRVSRTVGKGTWKLQNKVRDVFDDKGRLMGYVKSLKYIPANKSSNNVNGEWLMTEYSLFDRYLVAGEIKNKGFVICKIKKKGKPGDKKKGNNIEEVVNDEKMREIEEFIKSVLQEDVQVEDNGIRSSGTIAKDDQENNIIQYVEGDQVRDHVLGLLGSPEDIVNDVDDENVQYCVDQGGEGQVHLLEEHIDSVLQSEDVQAEDNGIIMSNDTIAKDDQENMEYQVEDHQHATLWASAEDVDLDTINFC